In Amphiprion ocellaris isolate individual 3 ecotype Okinawa chromosome 3, ASM2253959v1, whole genome shotgun sequence, one genomic interval encodes:
- the hyal6 gene encoding hyaluronoglucosaminidase 6 — protein MALIGFHLLPLVLWAGIGVKFQVGGDQMKPARTPLIPHRPFVIVWNAPTESCRFRFKVDLDLSIFDIVANLNETLSGPNVTIFYHSHLGYYPYYSNSGVPVNGGLPQNQSISKHLSKARADIDKLIPHKDFRGLGVIDWENWRPQWVRNWGSKDIYRNKSKEQIRKLHPNWPESKVEKEAKESFERAGQTFMNLTLALAEGRRPDGLWGFYLFPDCYNYGYKQHPQRYTGECPNVEHVRNDHLMWLWKESTALYPSIYLDYELKSSPNTVKFVHYRVKEAMRIASIARPDFTLPVFVYSRPFYAYTFVVLSVSDLVHTIGESAALGASGVVLWGSSEYARSQRNCLTVKKYIDGPLGHYVINVTSAAKLCSKALCKKNGRCVRKSLDSGAYLHLNPRFFHIHRNPMPRGPRFHVSGHLNNHDILDMKQKFTCQCYLGWTGVYCEMPQARPRPPPPPQPAVPLPVPRGNRLLGDILFLLSLHFSCLCIIMFLGLCLIIKCLIL, from the exons ATGGCGCTGATAGGGTTTCATCTCCTACCGCTGGTCTTGTGGGCTGGCATTGGGGTAAAGTTCCAAGTTGGGGGTGACCAGATGAAGCCAGCCCGGACACCACTGATCCCTCATCGGCCTTTTGTCATAGTCTGGAATGCTCCAACTGAGTCATGCCGCTTTCGATTCAAGGTAGACCTGGACCTCAGCATTTTCGACATTGTAGCAAACCTTAATGAAACATTAAGTGGACCAAATGTCACCATATTCTACCACAGCCATCTGGGATATTACCCATACTATTCCAACTCTGGGGTCCCTGTCAATGGTGGCCTCCCACAGAACCAGAGCATTTCCAAACATCTGAGCAAGGCCAGGGCTGATATTGACAAGCTAATTCCCCATAAAGACTTTCGAGGCCTAGGCGTCATTGACTGGGAGAACTGGAGGCCTCAATGGGTCCGAAACTGGGGCTCCAAGGACATTTACCGCAACAAGTCCAAGGAACAGATCCGAAAACTCCACCCAAACTGGCCAGAAAGCAAAGTAGAAAAGGAAGCAAAGGAAAGCTTTGAGAGAGCTGGGCAAACTTTCATGAACCTAACCCTGGCACTGGCTGAAGGTCGCAGGCCAGATGGGCTGTGGGGGTTTTATCTGTTCCCAGATTGCTACAACTATGGCTACAAGCAGCATCCACAACGCTACACAGGGGAATGCCCCAATGTTGAGCATGTTCGCAATGACCATCTGATGTGGCTCTGGAAGGAGAGTACAGCCCTCTACCCATCCATCTACCTGGACTATGAGCTAAAGTCTTCCCCCAACACTGTCAAATTTGTCCACTATCGTGTGAAGGAAGCCATGAGGATAGCGTCCATTGCTCGTCCAGACTTCACATTACCAGTATTTGTCTACTCCAGACCTTTCTATGCCTATACCTTTGTAGTTCTCTCAGTG AGTGACCTGGTTCACACCATTGGAGAGAGTGCTGCCTTGGGAGCATCAGGCGTTGTCCTCTGGGGTTCATCAGAGTATGCTCGATCACAG aggaactgcctgacagtgaagaaatacATTGATGGTCCTCTGGGACATTATGTCATCAATGTCACGTCAGCTGCTAAGCTGTGCAGCAAAGCACTGTGCAAGAAGAATGGTAGATGTGTCCGCAAGAGCCTGGACTCAGGAGCTTACTTGCACCTCAACCCACGCTTCTTCCACATCCACCGCAACCCAATGCCTAGGGGCCCCCGCTTCCACGTCAGTGGTCACCTCAACAACCATGATATCCTGGACATGAAGCAAAAATTCACCTGCCAGTGCTACCTGGGCTGGACAGGTGTTTACTGCGAGATGCCCCAGGCTCGGCCCCGGCCCCCTCCCCCACCCCAGCCTGCTGTCCCACTGCCTGTTCCTCGGGGGAACCGCCTACTAGGAGATATCCTGTTCCTCTTGTCCCTCCATTTCTCCTGCCTGTGTATCATCATGTTCTTGGGACTCTGTCTAATTATCAAGTGTCTCATACTGTAG
- the LOC129348625 gene encoding uncharacterized protein LOC129348625, producing MSANNPLSSGAKTDWGKCCLCQTDTREKLKSPPTRYESSSDGYSMLATNIPQFQSSFLRDSDNKTELFEYVADKIVSMCPDNVVVVTKGEKVLSNKSINFEGLQPCNHEEADSRIFTHAVHAAKQKTKSVLIKACDTDILVIAVGLFASLQNVGLEMLWVEFGQGQSIRWFPIHNLGMNLGQEKCSGMLIFHAFTGCDVVSAFRGRGKTTAWQTWALCPEVGPVFSNLSQYPPTIEDADLNILEKFVVTMYDKHSNTTKVDEARLHLFARKQRPYDSIPPTSASLVQHVKRSAFQAACIWGQSTECTMQPESPGNWGWQKKGEAWEVLWSTLPPIAQSCQQLTKCRCTGECR from the coding sequence ATGTCTGCGAACAACCCATTGAGCAGTGGAGCCAAGACTGACTGGGGGAAGTGTTGCCTCTGTCAGACAGACACGAGAGAGAAGTTGAAGTCTCCTCCTACACGATATGAGTCTAGTTCTGATGGCTATTCCATGCTAGCCACGAACATACCACAATTTCAGTCCAGCTTTCTCAGAGACAGTGACAATAAGACAGAACTGTTTGAGTATGTAGCAGACAAGATTGTATCCATGTGTCCCGACAATGTCGTAGTTGTGACCAAAGGAGAGAAGGTCTTGTCAAACAAATCCATCAACTTTGAAGGCCTACAACCTTGCAATCATGAAGAAGCTGACTCCAGGATTTTCACACACGCAGTTCATGCAGCCAAACAGAAGACAAAGTCTGTGTTGATCAAGGCATGCGACACAGATATCCTTGTCATAGCAGTTGGTCTCTTTGCGAGTCTTCAGAATGTTGGCTTAGAAATGCTTTGGGTAGAATTCGGCCAGGGACAGTCCATTAGATGGTTCCCAATTCACAACTTGGGGATGAACCTCGGCCAAGAGAAATGTAGTGGCATGCTCATCTTTCATGCCTTCACTGGCTGTGACGTGGTCTCGGCCTTTCGAGGTAGAGGGAAGACAACTGCATGGCAAACATGGGCACTTTGTCCTGAAGTGGGCCCAGTGTTCAGCAACCTGAGTCAGTACCCACCTACCATAGAAGATGCTGATCTCAACATTCTCGAGAAATTTGTTGTCACTATGTAtgacaaacacagcaacactACCAAGGTTGATGAGGCGAGACTGCACTTGTTTGCTCGGAAGCAAAGACCCTATGACTCCATTCCTCCAACTAGTGCATCTCTCGTTCAGCATGTTAAACGATCTGCATTCCAAGCTGCTTGCATATGGGGCCAATCAACAGAATGTACAATGCAACCTGAAAGTCCTGGCAACTGGGGCTGGCAAAAAAAAGGTGAAGCCTGGGAAGTTCTTTGGTCAACCCTCCCACCCATTGCTCAGTCCTGCCAGCAGCTGACAAAATGTCGTTGCACGGGTGAATGTCGGTGA